gaGCCATTATGcgcaaattataaaaaatagtgtTTTCCATATTCAATGCAACATGTAAATAAAGATTTCttataatataagagatatacTAAGTCTAACTAGTTCTTTCCATATTCAGttcaaaatatcaattaaaaattctaatatatattcatatttgcTAAGAAGTGATGAAGTTATTCAAAAAATAGCACCTCATTGGATGATGTTAAAGGCCGAAAGCAAAAGCATTTACGTACAAGTCAAGACAAAAGGGAAAAATCCTCAGAAATGACTGGTCAGAAGGCAAAGACTTTTCATCTAATATACCGAACAACTTCTAGGGCAAGTTCCTCCTCAAATATGCCACCTTTCACTATATAAAAATTTCCACACAAGAGTCCTTCACAGAGTTGAATTGTGTTCTTTGTAGATTTCAGAGTTATTTTTTCCCTAACATTATGGCACAAGAATTGGAGTGTGCCCCTGAGCTTGCTGTTGATGATTTTTACTTGTCAGCTCTTTTTGAAGAAGAATACTGTGATCAACAAGCCATTCTCCCGGTTTCTGACTCCAAATATGCTGAAGAGTTGCAGTTTCAGGAGGCTTTTATGGCTTCCATGGTCAGTTTTCAGATGACCTACAGGAGTGACATCACTATTCCTTCATCCCCTTTAATGGTTATCCAAGTAACTGAAGATCAACACAAGCCTCAGCTTTTGGACCACCCTGAGCCTGAGGAGTCAATGAAGATGTCAATGGTGAAACTGGAATCTGGTGAGTCCTCTCAAAGTTTCTGTGAGATTTGtgctgaaagaaaagaaatttatgaattttataaaactgAGAGTTGTGTTCACTCTTATTGCCTTGATTGTATACGCAAATATGTGGCTACAAAGCTTCAGGATAAGGTAATCACAGTGACTTGTCCTGGTTTGAACTGCAAATCCATCctggaaattgatttttttaggcCTTTGCTTCCAAAGGATGTGGTTGAAATTTGGGAGGAGGCCATTTGCGAAGAGATGATTGATGTTTCACAGAGGTTTCACTGTCCATTCAAGGATTGTTCAGCCATGTTGGTGATTGAAATTGATGGAGAAGTTATAACTTGTGCTGAATGCCCTTTTTGTCACAGATTGTTCTGTGCACAGTGTGATGTTCCATGGCATTGTGGGATGGAGTGTGGGGAGTATCAGAGTCTCAACGCAGATGAAAGAGGGAGGGAAGATCTCATGGTGAGAGAGCTGGCTAAGGAGAAGGAATGGGCCAGATGCCCCAAGTGCAAATACTATGTTGAAAGGACTGAAGGTTGCCGACATATGACTTGCAGGTTACTACGTCTCATTAGTACATGATTAATCAAGAGTTGATTGAGGcttattaaactatttttcttgcttttaccATTGTTTATGATCTGACCTAATAGATTAGTAAATACAGGTGAATTgagaaatgaatataaattgatGGTTGTGGTTTGCAGGTGCAAGTTTGAGTTTTGCTATGGATGTAACACAGAGTGGAATATGAGTCATAATTTTTGCTTGGGACGGTAGCAGATTAGTACAAGCctgcataaaaaagaaaaggatgaGTTTATCTTATACTGATTAGCTAATATGAAAACACCAGACTTTGGCCAAGAAGTATGTAATATGTGAGTATAATCTTATGTAATTACaagaataaaagagaaaaaaccgATTAAGAGTGTTAATGTTTTTATCTATTAGCCCCTTTTTGTTTTGTACATACATTCATTCTCCTGCTGTCTTTATTTATCTCCATTGAATCCCTATTTCttgtatattatgtatatcATATCACTTCTCTAGTCTCTTTATATACTATAGTTTGAATTATAAATGTTTATCTTTGATTTACccaattaattcaaataaattattacgaTAAAATGAAGAGTATAGGATTATGTGTTCACATTTTAGAATGTAGACTGAAGATTTTTCTTTAGACGATGGTAGTATGATCgttttcttttcattcatttattCGAACAAGGATGTTGGCTTTTGAATATGCTTTGCTTGCATTCTTTTGGGTAACATCAATTAGTACAAAGAATCTCCGACCCACATATCAACAAATTTGTAGTAGTGGGTTGggaataaaaaaacatatatatatatatttgttattaataattacaCATTTTGGATTTTTGTTATTACCGAATCAACCATTAGTAGGCCAGTTAGAGCACTGCTTCAACAAGCGTAAAATACTCTAATTCAGATTTCTTCTTAGGTGCAATCACCTTGTTCTTGGGGAGCGGCTCAAACATAACACACTGTTCTCCTATTGGGTGCTTTGGGATTAACTTCTCTGTACTGGGGCGGTTACCAATAGCATCAACTTTTGAACAGAATCTTTCCTTCTTCATTCCATCCAAGAAAAGTCAAATAGGAAGGAGTAGATGATATATAAGATAAGCACCGTTTTGTGGTTGCTGAAAAGTCTTATAAGTAACGTGAAGAGTCTGtgctttttccctttttcattCCCCtgtgatgattttgaaaatgtttcTATTTATTTTGGATCGAAAGCCTCTTCCTGAACCAAGAGTGTAGCTTGCGCCTAGAGGCCTGTCATCCGACCATATGGGCACCGCTTCGATTCCCAGAAGATTCTTCTGATACAAATGAGACGTCCCCCACTATGCAGGGCAAGGAGCTCTTACATCTCAACTCCTACATCGAGTTGCACTCCATTAGAATTAAGTACTCCCGAAAGTTCGATGAAAGTCACATCGTCTACACAAAGGCAATATTCATGGAAACTTTCGCCCTAGCTGCCGCCAAATCCCGAAGAAGTTGTCGCTGCCATTGTCTATCCTTTCCTTTCCTAAAAAGATACTTCacacttattttctttcattcaaGACAGGACGGATTCTACCCAAGTGTCTCTAAATCTAGTGTAAAACTTAATGGATTAATCTATGGGTTATTAATGACCGGATTTTGAGggctatatataaataacaataaataaaactaaaaaattgatattaatttattattttatttaaatatttttagatataattttttaaaaatattttttatattaattaaaaataatgttatttctatttttaaaaataataaataattatataattataataaaatcaaaattattttattaagtttttaatacataaaataaagttaataataaaattatattttatattatttgttatatcatcattgataattaaatattatcaaaatttattattattgataaattaaataaaataatttaaataataaaagataaaatatcataataatcttttaagacCATTAATCAAACACCCTTTTAGATCCATTATTCATAAAaggatagttttttttttttttttctgtggaTTAGAGTTGTTGACGTTAATTTAATTGCCCAATAATGGAGGATACCAAAGAGTATTGGCCACAACATAGTGGGCTCAAGGATATTCATCTATGAAACCTAAGCTTATCCATTTCTCCATATCATGTGGAAGAAACAAAATCCTCAAGTAATTTATTTAACAACATTGCAACAAGTGAGACTGATATTTTAAATCGTCCGAGAAGATATTTAATAAGGAgcagtgaatgattttaaaaattaactttttcaaacttatattatgaaaatttgtaattgtgaCAAACATTGAGTGGAACATAGTAATTTGGCCatctagaaataaaataataaagtagaCAATATATGAAATGTAAAGTTATTatatcagttttaaaaaaatatttcatagacataatattattttatcttaaaatatgggttccaatttttttttttggtggaaTCTTATTAGAATAGAATGCATTagattataaaacaataattttagaatatgattattgataatatttaataaaacccaaaattttacaaatatgacagaatttcaaatctaaattttttatttaaaaattatattattctattaattttgttaaaactcAAATTGGTGATGAAAATAgggtattatttttaataatttttaatttatatacttcTAACtgattgtttaatttaataaaggcgccttaatttgtttttacttttcagATCGAAAAGAGGGATTTGGctgtaaaatcaataaaaaagaaacattatcATTTACTCAAAAAAAGTCcctttatatatttacaaagtAAAATTCAAGCTGATCATAATACAAAGTAGATTTTATccttgcttttgaatgaaatgCTTTGCCAAAATCATCCAAGTTTTCATAAATGGGCAAATTTTGAAAGAGACAAATTCTCTTTCATTAATCCCACATTAATTTCCATGGAATCCAATGCTTATTTTGGAATTGGTTTTCATTAAAGTTTTCTCCCCAAACCCACTTTGCAAATTTAGTTTACCACCTTGGAAAAATATTTGCTTATCCtgttattaatataatctttctttatttttcttcaattttgaaGGGTTGATGAGAAAAGTTCATATAGCACATAAACGCTtcgtaattaattaaaactttttctttatttagataaaaactatttatattttttaaagtaaagcTGACTATACCAAAAGAAGATTGAGATCTCATTTAAAGATACTCTATGTGATTTGTGGTGAATTATGTAGGATGTTTAAagaataatacaaatttaataaatgacatTGCTTGATAAAGAAGGACAAGCATTAATTTGTCTTATCATTTACCATTGGTGATGAATGAGAAAGTAAAGCgcaataatttatattgaaatggTGATGATTCGGTATTAGAAAAGATTAAAGTGTTGACAGTGATTACAAAATTTGAGGGttatattattaaaaccaataaaaatatgtttatatattttgaatatacagataatatattatcatataattaagtaattttgaattaataataaagtaatatttaataatttgatgatacattatccgtgtatctattatatatactcaaaatatatatatataaaattactgtATAAATACAGTGGGATTATGCATCACCCATATGTTCCATATGTATGtttcattaattattcaaaagcaatattatgcttttgattttgaatgaattctATATACGTCACCATTAACTATTTGTAACCATGCAATCTTTATTGCTCAAATTTCATTTTGTCAAACCTTATTAGGATTACTTTTGAATGTTTGATTCAATTgggattttttcttttgaaattggACGCCATTATTGAATCATGATTTGAGATTTACATAATGAATACTTCATTCACATGCTCAATTCTTTGAGAATTCTAAAGACTTTTATAAGTTCTAGGTTGTCATCATTTTTCAATGAATAATGACCCCCCCTTTCCCTCTAACTTGATTTGGATGAGTATTCAATAATTTTCccaaataattttatcaacttaataCTCCTTTAgtcctttatttatttacaaaatcaaTGCTTACAAAAGTCTCTTTTCAAAAATgtgttttaataaattctattttgagaagacatgaaattttagtttcataaaCCCtcctcaataataataataactactTCTGATGGGTAATTTGAGtgacaaaataaaatactttatatataaaaaaatatagatttaaatCTCATCTAAtgacatataaaatttataaacatttgatttatttagtttaatgatTGTAAAGTCAGTCATTAGATTCAAAATGATCACAAAAGTAACAATGCTCTTGATAACCATCTTTGAtagtttaaaataaagataaaaagtaaaaaaaaaaaaaaagtgaaggCACTATGAATGAGTGGGCACTGCCCACCATATTTTCCATTCCAATTCACCAATATTCTtgttttgcttcttcttctacGTCTTTATAGTGATATTTGTTGTTTTGACACCACTCATTAACACGAGACACAAAAACAGtgtattaaaacttatttttaatcatatttacgttatcatattattaatttacttaatGAGTTTACTTAATAAACGTATATATCATATTAACTCATCAATGattacttaatttttctataaatggatttaaaagaaaagaagaataatgcatgcatgcatgagGACAATTCAAATATGGGGGCCGAAACTTAATGAAAATAACATCCTCTTTGACAATGGTGAAAGATGCAGACACGTAATGAAGTTTAATGTAAGGTCaaatttctttgtttcttttcaaatttggcGTGACATGAGACATAAAGATTAGAggataagataattaattatcgATATAACTATATGATTAAGATTTTTTTGTCTTAATTATCCAATTTAGTTAATCATAATTGTACTACATACACAtcaaaatttggaaattatgaaaaaaaaagttgtttttcttttcttttcttaatcaCAATTAAGAATTATAGAGATAGATAAATAATTGGTTAATTGAATCCCCTTTTAAGGTATCATTGAATTACTCTGTTTTTGGCAAGGtgtctaaaataataataataataataataataattcactACATgttatttgtgttttgtttgaatttttgttatttgacaaacatatatattatcttttagattaatacttattttagaaatttgaataggcaataaataataaaataaaatttatcacttattAGTATAAAATAGCTACATACAATaagaattttagaattttaaatataaatagaagATTAATCTTATTTCactaataaaaatagtaaaaaatcttaagagttaataaaactaataaaatattaaaactttaaaataaagttatgaGTTTGGCTactatatatcaaatttatctgtttaataaatatagataaaatttatattataaaaataaaataacaataaagatttttgatataatggttatgaatttaattattatatattaaatttatttatttatttaataaataaatatagacgAAATCCccattgtaaataaaaaaagaacaatgaaGGTTTTGACTTACTATTGGCACACGCACTCACATCACAAAGTCACAAGCGGAGGCCAAAGTCTCAACCTTTCATGTATCAGTCATCAATTGTAATCCATTGAtgaggaataaaaaataaaaaatattttaaaataaaaggcaaGCAGTTACGATATTATCGAATAATATCTTTCATTTGTTGATTGAGATTCAACCTCACTTGTCTATTTCAACgtctctctcattttttttcttttttgtcttctttgATTTCGATTTAATTcctttttaagaattatttataatctacttttatattttaattaaaaaaggttGTGGCTACCATTTAAAAGTGTGCACTAGTCACAAAATGGTTCCAAAAGCCATTAATTGTGGATCTAatccaaattcttcaaatttaaattgttatttaatttgagcagatcaaatttaatataaaaatatttaactcaaaattaattgaagaaataacTTTAAGGAGAACTCGgcaaactcaagttcaattctttttaaacttaatcGAATTCAAgtgaaaataaattcaaatttaattcgatttgtaTTCAactttaattgtaaattatCTCGTATCctactatatataaatttgcaaaatttgtttgattaatttatttttatttatctaatatttatcatttcaaaattcatcaaaataaagaattattttgaGATGCATAACAATGTGAGGCTAAATGGAGGAACAATTTTTAAAGAGTCAATTATTGATATAACGAGTTGTAAATTACGAACACGTTTTGCTTAAGGCCAAATGTCGTAAACTGATTGGCCCTGCTTAGAACACAATTTGAAGCTTCCATCCATCTCTTTcacaatttaacttttttatttttatttttttcagttaatttaACCACACGTCCATTCCAACCTTACCGACACAACACTGCCAATATtctattcttatttattaaataaaactaatttatttttatttaattttctgattttagtttattaatttcatttgctctttatatattttactttaattttgtatttattaaaaattgtgGTTGACATTTAaacttagaataaaataaatagtctTTTTTTATTCGAGCAcgaaaagaaatatatattatttttttaaaagttcaaACAGTGAAACTAAAAAGCTAATAATTGGGagattgtaataattttttttaaattcaaaatccgACAAGTCAAATTACTCTaactaaccatttttcaaaAACGACAACGGAATCAATCACGTggtgcttttcttttttatgcctCTCTTTTTTTGCACATATGATATCtccatcaaatttaataattataaacttaaattaataattatttttacaattttataacaaaatttatcgGCATCTTTCCATGCTCATTTACACATATAATGAGTCATTTACATTTTCCCTTTCAAGTTAAAGCCTAAAAACATTTCTTCAGTTGTTAatgtatgaattttattttatcattactcAATGGTTAGAGATAGTGAATCCTTGACCCATCCCTTTGAAATAGGGAGGAGaatctataataaaaatgaagacaGAGACAAAAATGAAGATAACTTAAATCCTTGTAATCGAAGACATGACAAAGATGGGGATAAATATATCTTTGACCTATTTCTATCTTGGTTTGTCCTCCCTTCTATATaccctttaaatatttaaatattgaaatactcttaaaaattaaaattattacaaatacacATTAACACACaataaatattctattatttttctagTGAGGATGAGAAAGAAAAGGGAGGGGAATTATTCCCATAGGGATGAGatgaaaaggaaagagagagaaattttcTTTATTGGGAAGGGATAGAGATTAGGGTATTCAACCCTCTTTGCCTCGTTGTCATCCTATTAGTGGCTCATTTTCATGACAAACTTGAATGGTTTAAATAATAACTTTGCCACCATTTTACCTTCACAGAGAGAATTTAAGAGCCCAAAAATGACATACAAAACAAGGGCTAGAACAATGctaaatttgaacttgaaaaaAGATTGGTTGCAATTCAACTCCTTGAGGTTGGTCTTGATGCAATCGACCCTTTTGGGTTTGAATTTTATAAGGGAATGTTGGTAGGTTTCCCAATCTTCATGCTTTCAAGCTTTTTGGAGGATTTATCAATAGAGGATTTAAAAGATTTACAAGAGTTGTGTAGTAGGTGAGGAGTCAAGAGATATATTTGTAGATGTTAGTAATGCAAGAAATGCCAACATACTTTTAAAGCATTTGAGAGAGGGGAAGATCAATGATGTGGCGACAAAGGGTTTGGTATGATAGAGAATGTCCCAAATAAAGATTTGTCGACaattacaatttcttttaataataataatcaaatgttAGAATTATACATTTATTATTGTCAGTCATCAAATGATTGGTTgtattaaatagtaaatataatatggtaattatagattatatataatatcaaaacctaattttcattaataagtttgattttgaataataaaatatgatttttgcaatcaaatagagaaaaaatgtttttagagGATCATACACATTAATTTTTAGGCAATCAAAGTAAAGGAAGTGGAGAGACAAAGAGGGAAAACAATGAGATGAGAAAGTCAAACCTGTGTCTGTCGTTGTCTtcacccaaaagaaaaaagaataactaccgcagatatatataaatttatgtatatatttatattattacgGTCACTTGTCGGTGGTATTATTCGTTGTGGTGAATTATAACAGACGCAGCCTCCCACTACCACCACTACCTTTAAACCTCTCAGTCTCCTTCTCTTCATCAAACGAACAGTCcatcaattaaaatttcactctctcttttcttttcccttctgAACCTTCTTTCTATTTATCTTCTATTCAACACTAGCTGTTCCACCCGCCATCTTTGAAATTATCGATCTGGCCGGGTTCAGGACTGTTGCTGTTCGACTTATCGGCGGTGGTGGTGGAGGTAGTAATAATAGtactaagaagaagaagacggataaaaaaactaaagttaaaGATAAGTTCATGGAGTTGTGGCACAAAATGATCTTCCCTGTTCGGCAAGTCTGGGAGGCCGTTTCCTCCAGAGTTAAAGCTCGTAAAAACGGTGCGTTTTATTACTCCTCATTCTTTCCTAATCTTTGAAATAAAAAGCTTCTCTATTCTTTTATCTTATGAagaaggaattttttttttttaaattttcattcttcatacaattttcccttttgttttaaatttcttatGAGATatgatcatttattttttaatttcatagtttctcataaaaatgaaaaattatctttttttttttaatttcaaagtaaaattttcatctatattcaattgcaaaaatggtaattcaaattttattttcttgtttataataatattctaatttcttttttcaagtaAAAACAAAGTGTTAATTATGTAACATTCATCAAACAACAAATTTggtaacaataatttataagatTCTCTAATGTTAACttattaattacaaaagaaaTGGGCATCATTAAATTActtaatgatttttttccaaagtttcttaaaattataaaagtttggAGAAGATGACATATTTTAGTTGGTGTGTTTTGTGTGTGGTTGCTTCTAATTAGAGCAAATATTAGTAATTACTTTTTGGAACTTTGATTTATCCTAACTTAGTCAGacagaatttaaatattaatacttTGATTCTATCTCAATCCAAATTCCAAACATATATCCCAGAGGAATAAAATAGTCTTAATCACTTCAATGAGAAGGGAATCATGTATTTAAACTATTAACGCTATTGCAAATagtgttttgatttttcttaatttttgaatattttataaaatagtaaaaaaataaaataaagattccTATTATAGTGGACTTCATCCTTTAGCCTTCATCCACACGAAGACAAAATAAACCTAAtcccaaaatttattaaatatctgGAGTCATTctaatgtataataaaatatcgaATCCATTAATTCAACCATAATAAAACTTGGATACCAATGAATAGTTTGTAGGGTAAAAGGGGAGCCAGCATTTACAGAAGggtatgtatttaaattttttttatgatatattaaaattaaaattttaatttatttaatttaatagttatagGATTAATCgttagatttgaatttatcttattcaatataattgatttgattgtaATGtgatagtttaattcaaataagatttttctttagaaaaaaaaaaagaaaaaacaagactttatttatgatttatctaTGATAATTATATAGACGTTGTACTTTGACCCTAATCTACTTGAGAATTTTCCTGTCATTGTTTATTGTAGAAAGAAAGCATGGTTGGTGATAGAAAAAGTGGAAAGAAATAGTATAAGAAACtgagaatttaaattattgggTTGGTTTGAGATGCATTGCTTGGTTCACCGAAAGGTCTAGCGTTGAGATAGGATCAACATCTTTTTTAGTGTAAACTTTATGCTCAAGTGATAGTGTGATAATAACATTCACTAATCTTTCTTAATTACTTCATTGAGAAGTCATTAACCTGAAGAGTTAATGGTCCACTGGGGTGTCTTTCCCATCAGAACCACTTCTTTAGCATCTGGTGCTTAGTGCTCTACCTAAAAAGAATCTTACAGTTTAAGGCTTTTTGATTAGTTTCACCTAAATTCTGTTGTTATCTGAAAAACACAGTGAGAATATACCTAAATCCTCTCAAGGTTTGAGCTAATATAAACTGAGGCTATccatattaaacaatatattattcatGATTATGGGGTTAAACCTGCACAAATCATGGGATTCAGTATTCTAATTTTCTCCTTAGACATAGCACTCAGGTATCATTCgtttaacacaaattatttattttccttctgTATTATACTCCCATGGCTGTATATAAACACCTTTTCTACTAATGAAATGACAATAAAATTcaccttctttcttttttaataatccaTGTTATAATATGAGTTTACTTGTTAGGGAtgtaaataatgttatttttttccccAGAAAACATGTGCATAAAGACTTGCTTAATTGTGTTGGTGTTCTGCAGGAACTGGCCTTTTGAAGCTTCATGATGCTGTACAAACTTGTGAATATCATGATGTTCAGGTGATGTGGGAAATGCTGAGGAGATCAGAAAGAGAGTTAATAAATCATAATCCGAAGCAAAGGCAAACGACGTTTTTGGAGAATTTTTGTTTGGTCCATAGTTGAGCTTTTCATCCTTCTCAGGGAATCATGCCTGATATGAGACTCAAGTTGATACtgtaagaagaataataataacaatgtgTTGCCCCAGCTGACATGGGCCCATGTTATTATAATCCAACAGCCGACATGGCATTGCAGTAGCATGCATAGAGCTGTTGCAGCTGTCTCCAAAtcattataagattaaataCTATTCAGCTTTCATTTTTCCCTGTGGGGAGAAAAACTACTGTCAAATAACATTGGCATGTTTgtacataaatgatattttctcacAACCCAGAAACAATGGCATTCTCTTGTGGCTTTTAGATAAATTCATCTTATTCCATAACTTATTCTTACCACAGAAATGGATAACTGTTGTATTACTAAGCTGCATAAGATTCAAGCTTCCTTTGCTTGACATATAGGCTGTTAGCTAAATCCATGTTGAACATGGACAACAAGACAAAATATGCTTTGCACTCTCTCCACAGGTTACTGTAATCTATTCCCAATGATCCTACTACTGATGAACTATACCTCAAATATCATCAAGATGtgaccataaaaataaaaatttttgatgtATTGAACAAATTACAGATGAAATGTTGAGCTACCATCTGCTATATTCCAACAATGacccaaaaaataatatttaaactaaCCTAGAGATGAAGATAGCTACAAAAATCTCGATACATCCAAATTTATGCGTACTTTCTTTTTGAAGACATTGAGGAAGTATACATGTGTCAAATAGACCTCAATGTCTTTGTTATATGTCCTCTTTGtcccaaaaatatgtatacttatatctttaaaatccTTTTAATTCTTTCCAGCCGAATCACCTACAAAGAAACCAAAGAGGCACTCCACAGGACGTGGCCTATTCTCCTTTACCAAAGCAATGTAAGTGCTCATAAAGAAAGGAACTACAATGGACTTGACTGGCctacttaattttttctctcCAGATAGTTTTATACAATACACTTAAGAGAATAACTAGTGTGTAAGAAAAGCAACTAATACTTTGCCTAGTCTTTAGCATGATACATCACAACAGAGGAGAAGGGACCAGTTTGGAAACCTTTGAATAAGATTACCTATATTGATTTCTCTAATGAGAAGGCCCAAGCAGTTATCTTGACTTCACAAGGCACTTCAGCCccaacaagtagggctggattcgaactgagctAGCTCAAACCCAAAACGAGCCGGCCTTAGCATAGCTTggttgagctcgagctactcgtcaaattttctaattaaaatttttaatacaaaacgacgtcgttttgattaatatgttttaaaacgacatcgttttaataaccaAAAATGAACCGAACCGAACCGAACCGAATTCGAGCCGGTCTTAGCTGAGCTCggtcgagctcgaactcgagccaacCATATCCAG
Above is a genomic segment from Mangifera indica cultivar Alphonso chromosome 3, CATAS_Mindica_2.1, whole genome shotgun sequence containing:
- the LOC123212568 gene encoding probable E3 ubiquitin-protein ligase RNF217 translates to MAQELECAPELAVDDFYLSALFEEEYCDQQAILPVSDSKYAEELQFQEAFMASMVSFQMTYRSDITIPSSPLMVIQVTEDQHKPQLLDHPEPEESMKMSMVKLESGESSQSFCEICAERKEIYEFYKTESCVHSYCLDCIRKYVATKLQDKVITVTCPGLNCKSILEIDFFRPLLPKDVVEIWEEAICEEMIDVSQRFHCPFKDCSAMLVIEIDGEVITCAECPFCHRLFCAQCDVPWHCGMECGEYQSLNADERGREDLMVRELAKEKEWARCPKCKYYVERTEGCRHMTCRCKFEFCYGCNTEWNMSHNFCLGR